A stretch of Ipomoea triloba cultivar NCNSP0323 chromosome 11, ASM357664v1 DNA encodes these proteins:
- the LOC115997012 gene encoding uncharacterized protein LOC115997012 — MGERAGYEIVVLFTFVVCGTWLVFHSQFKALPEPLSEGNAGETGFSEVPAMNHVKAALVCGRDKWFDFVTFSVTYSCWMEPIIPGWNKTQIHPALRVGKDDLEGDDDNRATIIHINTAGSTRWSLSVNTNQIQHFQLQDDSGVLVSHGEKKSIDGWHILHFAGGENWATKFYMTLHWHKNSSAMEGSEGGKVMFLKLRTHVNATTLEMHKVLENLPFLVFSVWELHFTTYLSLLGYFVFYFCFRALVENDFISLSSKCVIVSPLDCD; from the exons atggGGGAGAGGGCAGGGTACGAGATAGTGGTGTTGTTTACGTTTGTTGTGTGTGGAACTTGGCTGGTTTTCCATTCTCAGTTTAAGGCTCTGCCGGAGCCCCTCAGTGAAGGGAACGCCGGCGAAACAGGGTTCTCTGAGGTGCCGGCCATGAACCATGTTAAGGCGGCGTTGGTTTGCGGCAGAGATAAGTGGTTTGATTTTGTGACTTTCTCTGTCACCTATAGTTGCTGGATGGAACCGATTATTCCTGGGTGGAACAAAACCCAGATTCATCCTGCGCTTCGTGTTGGCAAGGATGATTTGGAGGGAGATGATGACAACAGAGCTACTATAATCCATATCAACACGGCAGGTTCCACCCGCTGGAGCCTGAGTGTTAATACCAATCAAATACAACACTTCCAGCTACAAG ATGATTCCGGGGTGTTGGTTTCACACGGTGAAAAGAAGAGTATAGATGGGTGGCACATCCTGCATTTCGCAGGAGGGGAGAACTGGGCAACCAAGTTCTACATGACTCTTCACTGGCACAAAAACAGCTCTGCTATGGAGGGATCTGAAGGGGGAAAAGTGATGTTTCTGAAACTGAGAACCCATGTGAATGCAACGACTCTAGAAATGCATAAAGTACTGGAGAATCTCCCATTCTTGGTGTTCTCAGTATGGGAACTCCACTTCACCACATACCTTAGCTTACTTGGATACTTTGTATTTTACTTCTGTTTTAGAGCCTTGGTTGAAAATGACTTCATCAGCTTATCTAGCAAGTGTGTAATAGTATCGCCATTGGATTGTGATTAG
- the LOC115996783 gene encoding endoplasmic reticulum metallopeptidase 1-like isoform X1 — MAERSGCEILVLLAFVICGTWGVYHYQFKVLPEALSPEDAGVTGFSEEAAMAHNKALSSLGPHPLGSAVLDTALQYVLKAATTIQEEAYGDVNVEVECFHANTGVNTLSGGSYYGKTLVYSDMKHVLIRISSKSAATKLRSGEEDNAILVSAHVDTVFAAEGAGDDSSNVAVMLELARGLSKQASGFKNSVIFLFNTGEEEGLNGAHSFVTQHPWINTVRVAVDLEAMGLGGKSGIFQAGPDPWAVQNFAKAAKRPSGQIVSQDLFGSGVIKSSTDFQVYKEVAGLSGLDFAFTDSTAVYHTKNDKHDLLKAGSLQHLGDNMLPFLLHAATSSDFPTGKNTLSQGNSEEEVVDTVVYFDILGKFMVVYPQSLADMINTSVIALALLVWSAVLNQGGLSSLVSLALSVLSIVLMWICSLGLTVLVAYIIPSISASPVPFIASPWLVVGLFGAPALLGAFIGQHVVYLVLRKFLSYTFSETKGFLPLSLGGDEDDVAVLDSEKWMFKAGLLQWLLVLAVGNYLNVGSSYFALFWMISPAVAYFLFEVLAETTKPLNPLTAVIGLAAPLVVSSGVFVQLVNTLIGNLVRFVSNPGAQADWIATAIVAALIAAVICLTMVYVLPYIHNSGAKHKFIMTTCIVLLVSLGMVEQSMVPPFIDDTARAVNIVQVVNNTGEGTVSHISLFSTTPGGLFVEAEKLGGGLVCGREKSFDFVTFTAYYSCWTAEIEWSNNALIPALRLGSDSQENDDRSTLVHITTGDSTRWCLSINTNEIQDFQLKDESGVLVSRGEKNSIDGWHLMQFAGGKNSPTKFDLTLHWHKNSYGKRVVEGSEGGEEVLLKLRADVNATTPELDKILEKMPSWISQYGKSTSPFTLAYFDTLYVADPSLTMGSSVASE, encoded by the exons atggcgGAGAGGTCTGGGTGTGAGATATTGGTGTTGTTAGCGTTTGTGATATGTGGGACTTGGGGGGTGTATCATTATCAGTTTAAGGTTCTCCCTGAGGCCCTCAGTCCCGAGGATGCCGGCGTCACAGGCTTCTCTGAGGAGGCGGCCATGGCTCATAATAAGGCATTGAGTTCACTCGGCCCCCATCCTCTTGGCTCCGCCGTTCTCGACACTGCCCTCCAG TATGTGTTGAAAGCAGCAACAACTATTCAGGAAGAGGCATATGGGGATGTTAACGTGGAAGTGGAATGTTTTCATGCAAACACTGGGGTTAATACTCTGTCTGGAGGATCATATTATGGGAAAACTCTGGTTTACTCGGATATGAAGCATGTTCTAATCagaatatcatcaaaatctgCAGCAACTAAATTAAGATCAGGCGAGGAGGACAATGCTATTCTAGTTTCTGCCCACGTCGATACAGTTTTTGCAGC GGAAGGAGCTGGAGATGATAGTTCTAATGTTGCTGTTATGTTGGAGCTTGCTCGTGGGCTTTCAAAGCAGGCCAGTGGCTTCAAGAACTCTGTCATCTTTCTTTTTAATACTGGGGAGGAAGAAGGCTTGAATGGTGCTCATAGCTTTGTAACTCAG CACCCTTGGATTAATACTGTCAGAGTGGCTGTTGACTTGGAAGCCATGGGTCTTGGTGGGAAGTCCGGAATATTTCAG GCTGGTCCTGATCCGTGGGCGGTTCAGAATTTTGCTAAAGCGGCAAAACGTCCATCCGGCCAGATTGTGTCACAG GATTTGTTTGGTTCCGGGGTAATAAAATCTTCAACTGATTTTCAAGTGTATAAAGAGGTTGCTGGTCTGTCCGGCCTGGACTTTGCATTTACAGACAGCACAGCTGTCTACCACACCAAG AATGACAAGCATGATCTTTTGAAAGCCGGTTCGCTTCAACATCTGGGTGATAATATGCTTCCATTCCTGCTTCATGCTGCAACATCATCCGATTTTCCAACAGGGAAGAACACTCTATCCCAAGGAAATTCTGAGGAAGAAGTAGTGGATACAGTTGTATACTTCGACATTCTG GGAAAATTCATGGTTGTATACCCTCAAAGTTTAgctgatatgatcaacacatcAGTGATAGCATTAGCCCTTCTCGTGTGGTCTGCAGTGCTAAATCAGGGAGGGCTTTCATCTCTAGTTTCACTAGCACTTTCAGTTTTGAGTATTGTACTCATGTGGATATGCTCTCTCGGTCTCACCGTCCTGGTTGCTTATATCATTCCGAGTATATCAGCATCCCCAGTTCCCTTCATTGCGAGTCCATGGCTGGTGGTTGGCTTGTTTGGGGCGCCTGCTCTTCTAGGGGCCTTCATCGGTCAACACGTGGTTTATCTCGTTCTTCGCAAGTTCTTGTCATACACATTCTCAGAAACCAAGGGATTCTTGCCTCTTTCTTTAGGAGGAGACGAGGACGATGTGGCTGTGTTAGACTCTGAAAAATGGATGTTTAAAGCAGGTTTATTGCAGTGGTTGCTTGTCCTTGCTGTGGGGAATTATCTCAATGTTGGCTCTTCTTATTTCGCcttgttttggatgatttcccCTGCAGTTGCTT ATTTCCTGTTTGAAGTACTGGCGGAGACAACCAAGCCACTCAACCCACTAACCGCGGTCATAGGATTGGCTGCTCCATTAGTAGTTTCTTCGGGTGTGTTCGTTCAGCTGGTGAATACACTTATTGGGAATTTAGTTCGGTTTGTAAG TAACCCTGGAGCCCAGGCAGACTGGATAGCTACTGCAATTGTTGCAGCACTCATTGCAGCTGTAATATGCTTGACAATGGTTTATGTTCTGCCATACATTCACAATTCAGGAGCAAAACACAAATTTATAATGACTACCTGTATCGTGCTTCTCGTCTCGCTTGGCATGGTGGAACAGAGCATGGTTCCACCCTTCATCGACGACACTGCAAGAGCAGTAAAT ATTGTGCAAGTGGTGAATAATACAGGGGAAGGTACGGTGTCGCATATCTCTCTGTTTTCGACGACTCCGGGAGGGTTGTTTGTGGAGGCTGAAAAGCTTGGAGGAGGATTGGTTTGCGGCAGAGAGAAGTCGTTTGATTTTGTGACATTCACTGCCTATTATAGCTGCTGGACTGCTGAAATTGAGTGGAGCAATAATGCGCTGATTCCGGCGCTTCGTCTTGGCAGTGATTCCCAGGAAAATGATGACAGATCTACTTTAGTCCATATCACTACAGGAGATTCCACTCGCTGGTGCCTCAGCATTAACACCAATGAAATCCAAGACTTCCAGCTCAAAG ATGAGAGTGGGGTGTTGGTTTCACGCGGCGAGAAAAACAGCATAGATGGTTGGCACCTTATGCAATTTGCAGGAGGGAAGAATTCGCCAACCAAGTTCGACTTGACTCTCCATTGGCACAAAAACAGCTATGGGAAAAGAGTGGTGGAGGGATCTGAAGGTGGTGAAGAAGTGCTGCTAAAACTAAGAGCAGATGTAAATGCAACTACTCCAGAATTGGATAAAATACTGGAGAAGATGCCTTCTTGGATTTCTCAGTATGGGAAGTCAACTTCACCCTTTACCTTAGCTTACTTTGATACTCTGTATGTTGCAGACCCTTCTCTAACAATGGGCAGTTCAGTGGCAAGTGAGTAG
- the LOC115996783 gene encoding endoplasmic reticulum metallopeptidase 1-like isoform X2: MKHVLIRISSKSAATKLRSGEEDNAILVSAHVDTVFAAEGAGDDSSNVAVMLELARGLSKQASGFKNSVIFLFNTGEEEGLNGAHSFVTQHPWINTVRVAVDLEAMGLGGKSGIFQAGPDPWAVQNFAKAAKRPSGQIVSQDLFGSGVIKSSTDFQVYKEVAGLSGLDFAFTDSTAVYHTKNDKHDLLKAGSLQHLGDNMLPFLLHAATSSDFPTGKNTLSQGNSEEEVVDTVVYFDILGKFMVVYPQSLADMINTSVIALALLVWSAVLNQGGLSSLVSLALSVLSIVLMWICSLGLTVLVAYIIPSISASPVPFIASPWLVVGLFGAPALLGAFIGQHVVYLVLRKFLSYTFSETKGFLPLSLGGDEDDVAVLDSEKWMFKAGLLQWLLVLAVGNYLNVGSSYFALFWMISPAVAYFLFEVLAETTKPLNPLTAVIGLAAPLVVSSGVFVQLVNTLIGNLVRFVSNPGAQADWIATAIVAALIAAVICLTMVYVLPYIHNSGAKHKFIMTTCIVLLVSLGMVEQSMVPPFIDDTARAVNIVQVVNNTGEGTVSHISLFSTTPGGLFVEAEKLGGGLVCGREKSFDFVTFTAYYSCWTAEIEWSNNALIPALRLGSDSQENDDRSTLVHITTGDSTRWCLSINTNEIQDFQLKDESGVLVSRGEKNSIDGWHLMQFAGGKNSPTKFDLTLHWHKNSYGKRVVEGSEGGEEVLLKLRADVNATTPELDKILEKMPSWISQYGKSTSPFTLAYFDTLYVADPSLTMGSSVASE, from the exons ATGAAGCATGTTCTAATCagaatatcatcaaaatctgCAGCAACTAAATTAAGATCAGGCGAGGAGGACAATGCTATTCTAGTTTCTGCCCACGTCGATACAGTTTTTGCAGC GGAAGGAGCTGGAGATGATAGTTCTAATGTTGCTGTTATGTTGGAGCTTGCTCGTGGGCTTTCAAAGCAGGCCAGTGGCTTCAAGAACTCTGTCATCTTTCTTTTTAATACTGGGGAGGAAGAAGGCTTGAATGGTGCTCATAGCTTTGTAACTCAG CACCCTTGGATTAATACTGTCAGAGTGGCTGTTGACTTGGAAGCCATGGGTCTTGGTGGGAAGTCCGGAATATTTCAG GCTGGTCCTGATCCGTGGGCGGTTCAGAATTTTGCTAAAGCGGCAAAACGTCCATCCGGCCAGATTGTGTCACAG GATTTGTTTGGTTCCGGGGTAATAAAATCTTCAACTGATTTTCAAGTGTATAAAGAGGTTGCTGGTCTGTCCGGCCTGGACTTTGCATTTACAGACAGCACAGCTGTCTACCACACCAAG AATGACAAGCATGATCTTTTGAAAGCCGGTTCGCTTCAACATCTGGGTGATAATATGCTTCCATTCCTGCTTCATGCTGCAACATCATCCGATTTTCCAACAGGGAAGAACACTCTATCCCAAGGAAATTCTGAGGAAGAAGTAGTGGATACAGTTGTATACTTCGACATTCTG GGAAAATTCATGGTTGTATACCCTCAAAGTTTAgctgatatgatcaacacatcAGTGATAGCATTAGCCCTTCTCGTGTGGTCTGCAGTGCTAAATCAGGGAGGGCTTTCATCTCTAGTTTCACTAGCACTTTCAGTTTTGAGTATTGTACTCATGTGGATATGCTCTCTCGGTCTCACCGTCCTGGTTGCTTATATCATTCCGAGTATATCAGCATCCCCAGTTCCCTTCATTGCGAGTCCATGGCTGGTGGTTGGCTTGTTTGGGGCGCCTGCTCTTCTAGGGGCCTTCATCGGTCAACACGTGGTTTATCTCGTTCTTCGCAAGTTCTTGTCATACACATTCTCAGAAACCAAGGGATTCTTGCCTCTTTCTTTAGGAGGAGACGAGGACGATGTGGCTGTGTTAGACTCTGAAAAATGGATGTTTAAAGCAGGTTTATTGCAGTGGTTGCTTGTCCTTGCTGTGGGGAATTATCTCAATGTTGGCTCTTCTTATTTCGCcttgttttggatgatttcccCTGCAGTTGCTT ATTTCCTGTTTGAAGTACTGGCGGAGACAACCAAGCCACTCAACCCACTAACCGCGGTCATAGGATTGGCTGCTCCATTAGTAGTTTCTTCGGGTGTGTTCGTTCAGCTGGTGAATACACTTATTGGGAATTTAGTTCGGTTTGTAAG TAACCCTGGAGCCCAGGCAGACTGGATAGCTACTGCAATTGTTGCAGCACTCATTGCAGCTGTAATATGCTTGACAATGGTTTATGTTCTGCCATACATTCACAATTCAGGAGCAAAACACAAATTTATAATGACTACCTGTATCGTGCTTCTCGTCTCGCTTGGCATGGTGGAACAGAGCATGGTTCCACCCTTCATCGACGACACTGCAAGAGCAGTAAAT ATTGTGCAAGTGGTGAATAATACAGGGGAAGGTACGGTGTCGCATATCTCTCTGTTTTCGACGACTCCGGGAGGGTTGTTTGTGGAGGCTGAAAAGCTTGGAGGAGGATTGGTTTGCGGCAGAGAGAAGTCGTTTGATTTTGTGACATTCACTGCCTATTATAGCTGCTGGACTGCTGAAATTGAGTGGAGCAATAATGCGCTGATTCCGGCGCTTCGTCTTGGCAGTGATTCCCAGGAAAATGATGACAGATCTACTTTAGTCCATATCACTACAGGAGATTCCACTCGCTGGTGCCTCAGCATTAACACCAATGAAATCCAAGACTTCCAGCTCAAAG ATGAGAGTGGGGTGTTGGTTTCACGCGGCGAGAAAAACAGCATAGATGGTTGGCACCTTATGCAATTTGCAGGAGGGAAGAATTCGCCAACCAAGTTCGACTTGACTCTCCATTGGCACAAAAACAGCTATGGGAAAAGAGTGGTGGAGGGATCTGAAGGTGGTGAAGAAGTGCTGCTAAAACTAAGAGCAGATGTAAATGCAACTACTCCAGAATTGGATAAAATACTGGAGAAGATGCCTTCTTGGATTTCTCAGTATGGGAAGTCAACTTCACCCTTTACCTTAGCTTACTTTGATACTCTGTATGTTGCAGACCCTTCTCTAACAATGGGCAGTTCAGTGGCAAGTGAGTAG